The DNA sequence ATGCGCCGGGTTATGCTTCATTGATTACCATTGTGCTATTCCTAGGAGGGGTGCAGTTAATCGGCCTTGGCGTATTGGGGGAATATATCGGTCGGCTATTTATGGAGTCAAAACGTCGCCCTATATATATCATTGAAGATGACAACTAGACGATGGCACAGCTCATCAACAGATTGCTTGCATTAAGAATAGTTAGATATGCTCTTGCCGGCGGCGTGGCGACTCTTATTCACTTTAGCTTGGCGTTAATAATACTCGAACTATGGCCCTTGGCGTTTATAGCGGCCAACCTAGTGGGGTTTAGCTTAGCGTTTATCTTCTCTTACTTAGTACAAACACTGTGGGTATTTGAAAAAGAGCTGGCGATTAATAATGCACTGCGGTTTTTTGTGGTGCAATTGGGCGCATTAAGCCTATCGGTTTGGTTATCATCACAATTAACCACCTATCCAAATTTTTTAAAAGTAAGCTTAGTGATTGTATTACTACCCGCCATCACTTTTGTTATTCACCGCTTTTGGACTTTTGCGCGCGCAGAAGCCTCTTAAATCAATTAAGCTAAACATAATGAACTCAACCGTATCTTTGCATCAAACCTTAGAAAAACACTTTAACAGCATCTACTGGCTGGTATTTCTCAGCGCAGTTGCCCTCTCGTTGATATACGCTTCAAACCAAATCTTAACCGGCGACCAAACTCAAATGCTGATTAAGGGCTATTTGGGGGCCTATCAAAACAACTGGCTGAGCTACGGCAATGCTGCCAGCGTAGTGGGTAACGTACCCGGTTCTTTATCAACCTATATTGTTGGAATTCCCTTATTAATATGGAATTCCGCATGGGCGCCGATGCTATTGTTGCTTGCATTGCGGGTGGTGTCGTTTCTACTGTTTGATTTAGTCATTAAACAGATATTTAGCCCCGTAGTGAGGTTAAGCTTTTTGGTGCTTTACTTGCTTAATCCTTGGTTCTTATTTGATAGCTTAATTTACAACCCTGCCTACCTATGTTTCTTTGCTGCGCTGCATTGCTGGTCAGCCTTTAACATGAGCCAACAACGCTCTTTTATTTTTAGTTTTCTAAATGTCATCGCCATTGGCTTTGCCATGCAATTACATTACTCATGGCCAATATTAGCCGTGATGTCTGCTTACTTGTTTTACCGTCGACTCATTCATGTGCATTGGCTAGGGATCATCTTTGGTTGTGCAACTATTTTCGTTTCATTAATCCCTTACCTCATTGAATTACAAGCCAATCAAGCAATACAGGGGCAAGAGTCAGATCGCTACATTGGTTGGGGCGGAGTGCATGTCTATCCTGTATTCAAGTCGGTACTCTACTGGCTACGTTACAGCTCTTTCTTATTTTCTAACCGAATAATTACCGACGCCGAATTTTTATGGCTAACAGATATTAATTGGTTACGCATGGCAATTAATTATCTGTGGCAGGCTGTTTTATATGTGGTTGGGGGCTTAACAGTGATCGTATCTTGGGGGATTAACCAAAGAGTTTGGCGA is a window from the Agarivorans sp. TSD2052 genome containing:
- a CDS encoding 3-deoxy-D-manno-octulosonic acid transferase — protein: MNSTVSLHQTLEKHFNSIYWLVFLSAVALSLIYASNQILTGDQTQMLIKGYLGAYQNNWLSYGNAASVVGNVPGSLSTYIVGIPLLIWNSAWAPMLLLLALRVVSFLLFDLVIKQIFSPVVRLSFLVLYLLNPWFLFDSLIYNPAYLCFFAALHCWSAFNMSQQRSFIFSFLNVIAIGFAMQLHYSWPILAVMSAYLFYRRLIHVHWLGIIFGCATIFVSLIPYLIELQANQAIQGQESDRYIGWGGVHVYPVFKSVLYWLRYSSFLFSNRIITDAEFLWLTDINWLRMAINYLWQAVLYVVGGLTVIVSWGINQRVWRRIKPHWRSRKALNLSNQDWLMHYAFSAVLGIIISAILSPIIFSYWHLIITFGFALFPVLYQAQRWQNSQPERLAKIIMLVAGYFLVVNLVASHDSNKFSYTHSFAEQERQFLIDKGLAVQSPLDTIR
- a CDS encoding GtrA family protein, whose amino-acid sequence is MAQLINRLLALRIVRYALAGGVATLIHFSLALIILELWPLAFIAANLVGFSLAFIFSYLVQTLWVFEKELAINNALRFFVVQLGALSLSVWLSSQLTTYPNFLKVSLVIVLLPAITFVIHRFWTFARAEAS